One stretch of Danio rerio strain Tuebingen ecotype United States chromosome 6, GRCz12tu, whole genome shotgun sequence DNA includes these proteins:
- the mst1 gene encoding hepatocyte growth factor-like protein precursor (The RefSeq protein has 3 substitutions compared to this genomic sequence) has product MFMLFFLTALLLRLDSVDGYRSALNDFQRSEGRELVLKSWNVNRLTELPRVTLEDCAKRCTESPECRAFNYEFRPSLVCKHLPWVGDGDNADVKRNVNCDLYEMKVYVRKCIVGKGEDYRGKVSTTTSGRTCQQWWSKFPHDHRWTPSATNGLELNYCRNPDGDRIGPWCYTTDPERRYESCNIPQCKDEVCITCNGEDYRGQVDHTISGKECQRWDQQFPHQHIYQPEKYPDKSLDDNYCRNPDASPVPWCYTTDPTMERESCDISKCPEFPKRRLRSSYTTNCFRGRGEDYRGKVNETTSGIPCQRWDAQKPHEHPFFPKTYECKGLEENYCRNPDGSEAPWCFTSLPEMRTALCLQIKRCADDIEAEDCYNEIGKNYRGVVRKTRKGILCQKWSINTPHKTKINPKTHPEANLTDNYCRNPDGDHHGPWCYTSDPKTEFDYCAIKQCAGEKVPIIGPTTEVEFNECGKREDRLRSRLRIVGGTPGNSPWTVSLRDRKGNHFCGGSLVSSEWVISTKQCFSSCYVDLTGYTAMMGTLFRDPKEGEPDLQRISLTKIVCGPSESHLVMLQLETPAQFNERVSQICLPPERYIVPDGTICEIAGWGETKGKGDETVLNVAQMPVLSNKDCNQYFKGRVRENEMCTMAFQAGVGACERDYGGPLACQNSDCWVLEGVIIPMRRCGHAGQPNIFIRVSVYVDWIKKVMEMT; this is encoded by the exons GATACCGCAGCGCACTGAATGATTTTCAACGTTCGGAGGGAAGAGAACTGGTTCTGAAATCCTGGAACGTGAACCGACTAACTGAACTTCCGGGAGTCACACTGGAGGATTGCGCTAAACGCTGCACAGAGAGTCCAGAATGCAG AGCTTTCAACTATGAGTTTCGTCCATCATTGGTGTGTAAACATCTGCCCTGGGTGGGCGACGGAGACAATGCAGACGTGAAGAGAAACGTGAACTGTGACCTCTATGAGATGAAGG tttatgTAAGGAAATGCATTGTGGGTAAAGGAGAAGACTATCGAGGGAAAGTGTCGACAACTACAAGCGGACGAACATGTCAACAGTGGTGGTCAAAATTCCCTCATGACCACAG ATGGACTCCGTCTGCGACTAATGGTCTGGAACTGAACTACTGCCGAAATCCAGACGGCGACCGCATCGGCCCCTGGTGTTACACCACTGACCCCGAACGCAGATACGAGAGCTGCAATATCCCTCAGTGCAAAGACG AGGTGTGCATCACTTGTAATGGTGAAGACTACAGAGGGCAAGTGGATCACACTGTCAGCGGAAAAGAGTGTCAGAGATGGGACCAACAGTTTCCACATCAACACATCTACCAGCCGGAGAA ATATCCGGATAAAAGTTTGGATGATAATTATTGTCGCAACCCGGATGCGTCTCCGGTGCCCTGGTGTTACACCACTGACCCAACAATGGAGAGAGAGAGCTGTGATATAAGCAAGTGCC CTGAATCTCCCAAGCGTCGTCTTCGCTCTAGCTACACCACTAACTGCTTTCGGGGGCGAGGCGAGGATTACAGGGGCAAAGTCAACGAAACAACCTCTGGAATCCCTTGTCAGCGTTGGGATGCCCAGAAACCTCACGAACACCCATTTTTCCCCAAAACCTACGAGTGCAA gggtttagAGGAGAACTACTGTCGTAACCCGGACGGCTCTGAAGCACCGTGGTGTTTTACGTCTCTGCCGGAGATGCGGACGGCGCTCTGCCTGCAGATCAAACGCTGCGCTGATGACATCGAGGCTGAAG ATTGCTATAATGAAATCGGCAAAAACTATCGAGGTGTGGTCCGCAAGACCCGGAAAGGAATCCTCTGCCAGAAATGGAGCATCAACACACCTCACAAAACCAA GATAAAccccaaaacacacccagaagCAAACCTTACGGACAACTACTGCAGGAATCCAGACGGAGATCATCACGGCCCCTGGTGCTACACCTCTGACCCCAAGACTGAGTTTGACTACTGCGCCATCAAGCAGTGCG CTGGAGAGAAAGTGCCAATCATCGGTCCAACAA CCGAGGTTGAGTTTAATGAGTGCGGAAAGCGTGAAGACCGGCTGAGGTCCAGGTTAAGAATCGTGGGCGGCACACCTGGAAACTCCCCCTGGACCGTCAGCCTCAGAGATCG gAAAGGGAATCACTTCTGTGGAGGCTCTCTGGTCAGTTCTGAATGGGTCATCAGCACTAAACAGTGCTTCTCATCCTG TTATGTGGACCTGACGGGATACACCGCTATGATGGGCACCTTGTTTCGTGACCCAAAAGAGGGAGAACCAGACCTACAGAGGATTTCTCTCACCAAAATCGTCTGCGGCCCTTCTGAATCCCACCTGGTCATGCTGCAGCTGGAGAC TCCTGCTCAGTTTAATGAGCGCGTGTCCCAGATCTGCCTTCCTCCCGAGCGCTACATCGTTCCTGATGGGACCATCTGTGAAATTGCTGGATGGGGAGAAACTAAAG GAAAGGGAGATGAAACGGTGCTGAATGTGGCTCAGATGCCGGTGCTCAGCAATAAGGACTGTAACCAGTACTTCAAGGGCCGCGTGCGTGAGAATGAGATGTGCACCATGGCATTCCAGGCTGGAGTGGGAGCCTGTGAG AGGGATTACGGAGGCCCGCTGGCCTGTCAGAACAGTGACTGCTGGGTCCTAGAGGGAGTCATTATTCCCATGCGCCGCTGTGGACACGCAGGACAACCCAACATCTTTATCCGCGTCTCGGTTTATGTGGACTGGATAAAGAAAGTCATGGAGATGACCTAA